The following nucleotide sequence is from Solanum dulcamara chromosome 7, daSolDulc1.2, whole genome shotgun sequence.
GGATTTGTACCTGGCGACTCTTTGAATGTGGAACCATCGATGACACGGAGCCTATGGACACCAAGAACCTTGTGATCGGGGGCGATCACATTTCCAACTTGACATCCGCCATGGTAATGCCATATTGTGATCACAGTGTCTTTGCAGAACTGTTCTAAGGACTCTGTGTTATGAGTGTGTTTTGGTATGAGATTAACATTAGCTTGGATGCTCATGTTAAGCAGCCTATCTAATGTCTCTTTGTCACACTgtgtgaagttggtgaagtgtTTAGATTTCGCGATCTTCTCCACAATGCGTATTCCATCTACACATCGTTTTAGATCACGTGGATGGCTGAAGTAGTTGAAGGTGATGGAAGGGTTGTCGTCAGGATTGGTAGTCACCAGGCTAATGTTCCCTCTTGACAAAGGTAATGCTATCTTTTCTAAGATGAAACCTCCTCTGAACGCCTCGTGTGGTATGTTTTTCTTGCTTCTTCGATATGCTTCAATTGCTTCAAGTGTTCTCTGCTTTGGAGGAATGGTGGACAGTTGCCCAATCTGGTTATTCCAAAATGCGAGGAAAACCATGATTAATGGACATAAAGACTAGTACAATACAGTCAAACCAAAAAATGAAACGATACCTTATAAAACAACGGGAAACAACAATCCGATCAGGATGTGATTCATAGAAGTTGAAACATTGCTACTAACCTCAGCAGAAACGACTCCATGATGGCAACTAATGCTATCTCCAGACTGTCCAAATCCACTACTAGCTTCAATATAGACTCCCTTTTTAGTAATCCCTACGGTCTGAATCAGTGACTGTTCAACGGGCCTATTTGTGGGGACGAAGATCGTGTTTAAGGGGTTGTCTGACATGCCTTGACCAACGAACTTATTGTCAAGAACCACTGGGATGTTCAACTTTTCCAATTCGGCCTTTGGTCCAATTCCACTAAGCATCAGAATGTGAGGGCTCCCAATTGCACCAGATGACACTATAATCTCACTTCCCTTCCTCGTTGAAAGATATGCCTTGTGTTGTTTCCCATTTTCATCTTTGAAAATGACTCCCACTGCTCTTGGCTTCTTTCCTACATAATTATTTCAATCCGGTTATTACTACTACTGTTACACAAATTCCGTGTTTCAGGATACATTTAACTAACTAATCGAGACGTACCTGATGTATCAAAGTCAATCTTTTGAACTATAGCATGCACCAACACATCCAGCTTCTTAGGATTAGCAGAGGCAAGTAGTTCAGCAGCAGAGTGACGACGTCCGAAACGGTCGAATATGGTCCCACCAACCTTGGTTCCATAGATGTGATCATAAGTGAATCCATTGAAAGGTGAGATACCAATTTCAAGAAGACTTTCCCTTACTGCTTCTTGCCATGGAGCCAAGTTTGGTCTATGAACAATTTGTTTCTCAATCCAAGGATATGATTCATTCACCAATTTAGAATCCCAACCTACTTTCTGGATGTAACTGCAAGTTCAAGAAGATCACAACGTCAACATGTATGATCTGCAATTTTTTATAACTCTAACACAACAATTGTGACTCGGTACTTGGAGCCTGTTTGATTTACTCCCACCGTCCCAAAATACGTGTCGCTTTAGCGGGAAAAAAAATTGTAGCGGGAAAAAAATTGTCCCTTTAATTCAAGACAAAAAATAGTAAAGATAAAAGGAATCTAAAGTATAAAGAATGGATTAAGTTCTGGACAAAAGTATTGAAGGTCAATTCAAGCTACTACTTCCCATCCATATTATCTGTGTTTTAAGATTTTTTGCAACCGTTCTTTATCATATGTCCTGGAAGGAACTTTTGCAACCACCTTAAACATAAAGAGTATTTGTGTAAACTACCCTTATCATCACTCATTAAACATCTCGCCTAATTAATACTAATACCCAatcttgaaagaaaaaataaaaaaatttctagtTCCATCAATGCGACTACTTATATTTAGGACATGTAAGCTAGCATTAGGACAAGACATTAACTGCTTGTGCACCTACTTCTCTGTTTCATATTTGGATTCATCACTAACCACCCATGCTTAAACAATAGTACGGAATAAACATCATAAATAAGgaacttaaattttattgtcCTTGATAGTATTAAGTACAATAAATGACTATGTAAGATTGGTAGTTGGCCTGTTTTAATAGACAATGGGCTCAATTTAAACATGTACACTCATTTTCTGCTATGTCTTTAAATATTTGTGCATTGCATTCCCTACCAAATCTTTATTTCAAGgataagaaataaagaagacagccatcatatatatatatgtctcaaATACTCTATTAAAAGTTCTATCTTTAATCAGTTAATCAAGGACAATGCCTTAAAGCTTCATGTCCACAAATACAAGAAATAGAGACTTTTTTTTACCACGAATCAATGGGAAATTTGTGctataaaatatgatttcttaTCGAACCAACTTACTTGGAAGACACATGGTGGTAAACAGattatcatcaaaatattaagaAACTTCCTAAATTTTTTCGTGTGAAAACActactattttttcttttctcactgatttgattcaatcaaaatatgTGTGAATAGTCACTGAACATTTTTAAGTGAGAAATTTCAATGGGAAAATAATAGACTTTTTTGTAGTGACCAAAGCCTATCTGAAAAGAGTTTTagttatatatacaccatcagtttaaattattattttttcatatttatcagGCCATTGAAAGGATATTTATAAGTAAGCTTTCCTTCAAAATATGGGATGTGTATCTTGAAATAAGACCTATCACACGCTAGTGCTACatgtaaagattttttttatattgacaTTATAAACGTGTTCTTAACGTGATTTCACGGGACTAATAAGGACAACCCCAGCTATATTTAGAGGAGATggtaaaaataatagtaaccaCTTATGAtttaaatagaagaaaatgacCCTAAAAAAGTTCAATTATAACTTACATTACAAATCTCTAACGTCTTAGTATTAAAATTTCCTGTGAAATATGTCATATAACTAAAAAGAAGGTTTGTAATGGGTCCCTATATTTTGGTCTCACTAGACAATTAATGGAATATAATTGTAGTTGAGTTTTTTCAAAAGTCTAAATCATGTTTGGTAAGGTCCTGTACTTAGGCTGAccaaaatggaaaatatttctGTGAAGGCACACATTAATTAATTGAATCTTAAAGCATTTAGTTAAAATTAGTCCGCATACTTTTGATAATGACATATATTGACATAGAAATGAATTAAGTTTCTCTCAATTAACTCGATCTTTTTCATTGATAAAACAAAGTTTCGTCTacattcatttttacttgttcagtATTAACTTCGCACACATTTTAAGAAACAATGAATGGATtgataattttactatattatcctttgaatataagaaattaaattctttaaaaaatgaCTATAACTAATAATAAAggtaaattaagaactaagtaATAAATTATCTCTCAATCTCTTATCTGAAAAAGTAAAAGTGGACATTTTCAAAAAGAGGACGTACTAAGTTACACATTTTTGGCCATACAAATAGGTGGgtatattttcctttttttgcttcatcttttcacttttctttaaaaaattaacaaccactactttttctttctttgtttggTTCAAAGAAGCAATAAAAATTAACTTAATGTGAGTACAAGAATATGACCAAAATTTATTGGCATTAAAAAAACCACAAGCTCATTTCATTTTTCTAGTTGGGGAGTTCATTATTCATCCACCAAACAGCCATGAATAACTCAAAATTAGGCTGTAgcattattatttttgtctatGATAACAACTACCCTACCacaaattaaaaatagaatatagttttttttgataaattttcgattaaaaaatatatattcctATGTACGAACTATTTAACAAGAAACctgtacttttttttttttgtagaggtgatatacatataaattaaaTGCATGATAAGACAAGAAGTGTCATACTCCCTACGTTTCATTTTAGTGTGTACATATTGACTTTGGACACTTTCATCGAGTATTTATTAaagatttatgttattaaattaatcttattaattatattttagacatttaaatttaACTACTAGCTTTACTTTAGGTAGTTAGTTATTATTCCTtccgtttttatttatttattgtatttagaTTTAGCATTGAGttgattaagaaattattaactttaccattttatcctttgtttatatcaatgTTAGTATTGGAATTGTCTACATTCAAAAAGCCGGCCATATTTATTGTAGgagtaaaatagaaaaaaattaattaattctattttaatttagtaaatgatcaactaatatgagacaaatatttttaataaatccatctaatatgggacgaagagaatataaataaaaaatgataccAAAAAGGAAGTTGATTAAAATagatgaataaaaaaatattaatatatgaGTCAAGTAAAATGAAACGAAGAAAAAAGGTACCTTGGACCAGCGCGAGTGTAAAAGCCGGCATTAATACAAGTGCCGCCACCCAAAATTCTAGCTCTTGAATTAAAAACGCCATCGGTAGAAACGAAGAATTGTGAAGCGGAAGTAGATGAAGTGTCAGCAAGAGAGATATGGAAATTTTGCATGAAGGACACATTTGCATTTGCAAATGGAActccacctctttcaaccaatAAGACTCTAAATTTCTGTGACAATGTGGCTGCTAAAGGACAACCAGCTGTGCCGCCTCCTACTATTATATAGTCATAATAACCCTTGTTTGTAGAATATGATAATGTTGAAAATGTACTTGCTTCTCTTATGAATGGGTATTTATCTTCCCATCTCCCTTCTCCTGCTGTATCAAAATTAGGCAATACTTGTCAT
It contains:
- the LOC129896723 gene encoding protein HOTHEAD-like isoform X1; this translates as MAVVGHVSVILKLLLSLLVCHLHFTTLTQAGEGRWEDKYPFIREASTFSTLSYSTNKGYYDYIIVGGGTAGCPLAATLSQKFRVLLVERGGVPFANANVSFMQNFHISLADTSSTSASQFFVSTDGVFNSRARILGGGTCINAGFYTRAGPSYIQKVGWDSKLVNESYPWIEKQIVHRPNLAPWQEAVRESLLEIGISPFNGFTYDHIYGTKVGGTIFDRFGRRHSAAELLASANPKKLDVLVHAIVQKIDFDTSGKKPRAVGVIFKDENGKQHKAYLSTRKGSEIIVSSGAIGSPHILMLSGIGPKAELEKLNIPVVLDNKFVGQGMSDNPLNTIFVPTNRPVEQSLIQTVGITKKGVYIEASSGFGQSGDSISCHHGVVSAEIGQLSTIPPKQRTLEAIEAYRRSKKNIPHEAFRGGFILEKIALPLSRGNISLVTTNPDDNPSITFNYFSHPRDLKRCVDGIRIVEKIAKSKHFTNFTQCDKETLDRLLNMSIQANVNLIPKHTHNTESLEQFCKDTVITIWHYHGGCQVGNVIAPDHKVLGVHRLRVIDGSTFKESPGTNPQATVMMMGRYMGVKILRERLGRAAGL
- the LOC129896723 gene encoding protein HOTHEAD-like isoform X2 yields the protein MAVVGHVSVILKLLLSLLVCHLHFTTLTQGEGRWEDKYPFIREASTFSTLSYSTNKGYYDYIIVGGGTAGCPLAATLSQKFRVLLVERGGVPFANANVSFMQNFHISLADTSSTSASQFFVSTDGVFNSRARILGGGTCINAGFYTRAGPSYIQKVGWDSKLVNESYPWIEKQIVHRPNLAPWQEAVRESLLEIGISPFNGFTYDHIYGTKVGGTIFDRFGRRHSAAELLASANPKKLDVLVHAIVQKIDFDTSGKKPRAVGVIFKDENGKQHKAYLSTRKGSEIIVSSGAIGSPHILMLSGIGPKAELEKLNIPVVLDNKFVGQGMSDNPLNTIFVPTNRPVEQSLIQTVGITKKGVYIEASSGFGQSGDSISCHHGVVSAEIGQLSTIPPKQRTLEAIEAYRRSKKNIPHEAFRGGFILEKIALPLSRGNISLVTTNPDDNPSITFNYFSHPRDLKRCVDGIRIVEKIAKSKHFTNFTQCDKETLDRLLNMSIQANVNLIPKHTHNTESLEQFCKDTVITIWHYHGGCQVGNVIAPDHKVLGVHRLRVIDGSTFKESPGTNPQATVMMMGRYMGVKILRERLGRAAGL